Genomic DNA from Azospirillum sp. B510:
AAGGCCGGCGCGGACTTCTCCCAGAAAAAAGGCCCCCCTCCCCGCGGGGGCGGAGAGGGGGCAAGGTCGGGAGGACGTCCCGAGAGGAAAAGGGAGAGAGGATCAGGCGTGCGCGCCGGCTCCCTGGACCGAGGTCTTCGGCGCGGCGGCGGCGGTGATCGGCTTTTTCAGGATGCGCAGGGCGACCGCCGTCACCACGGTGCCGACCACCAGGGCCACGACATAGCCCAGCAGATGGCTGACCGCGTTGGGGATCGGCAGGACGAAGATGCCGCCATGGGGAACCTTCAACTCGGCCCCGACCGCCATCGACAGGGCGCCGGTCAAGGCACCGCCGATCATCAGCGACGGGATGACGCGCAGAGGGTCGCGGGCGGCGAAGGGGATGGCGCCTTCGGTGATGAAGGCGATGCCGAGCACGGCGGCGGCGTTGCCGGCCTCGCGCTCCTCAGGGGTGAAACGGTCGGCGAACAGCTTGGTGGCGAGTGCCAGACCGAGCGGCGGCACCATGCCGGCGGCCATGGCGGCGGCCATCGGGGTGTAGACCTGGGAGGCGATCAGGCCGGTGGAGAAGGCATAGGCCGCCTTGTTGACCGGGCCGCCCATGTCGAAGGCCATCATCGCCCCGATCAGCAGGCCGAGCAGGATGGCGCTGCTGCCCTGCATGCCCTTCAGCCAGTTGCTGAGCCAGGCCAGCGCCTCGGCGACGGGGGTGCCGACGACATAGATCATCAGCAGGCCGGTCAGCAGGGAGCCCAGCAGCGGCAGGATCAACACCGGCTTCAGGCCTTCGAGGTTGCGGTGCAGCTTGATGTTGCGGTTGAGGAAGTCGGTGCCGTAGCCGGCGATGAAGCCGGCGACGATGCCGCCGAGGAAACCGGCGCCGATGCTGCCGGCCAGCATGCCGCCCACCATGCCGGGGGCGATACCGGGGCGGTCGGCGATGGAATAGGCGATGTAGCCGGCCAGCGCCGGAACCATAAGGGCGAAGGCCCCCTTGGCGCCGATCACGAACAGGGCGTTGCCCAGCGTGCCGGCATGGGCGTCATCATAGACGTAGATGCCGCCAAGCGCGAAGGCCAGTGCGATCAGCAGGCCGCCGGTCACCACGAAGGGCAGCATGAAGGACACGCCGGTCATCAGGTGCTTATAGGGGCCGGTGCGCTGGGCGGCCCGCTCCGCCTTGCCGGCGGCGACGGCATCGGCCAGCGGAACAGCGGCGCCATGCATCCTCGCCTCGGCCAGGGCGCGGTTGACCAGGGCCTTGCCGTCGTTGATGGCGGGCTTGGTGCCGCTCAGGAATACGCGCTTGCCGGCGAAGCGGGACAGGTCGATCTGGGTGTCGGCGGCGATCAGGACGATGTCGGCCTCGCGGATTTCCTCGTCGGTCAGCGT
This window encodes:
- a CDS encoding fructose-specific PTS transporter subunit EIIC, producing the protein MANLLAVIAAGDLTTQAVLAAEALRKAAAASGHRIQVEIRTSLGIQSPLDSAALPAANGVILVGGGDLDDGRFGTLKRVPASLDEVLGNAGAVLDKLLAAAPVPSAAALAPRRIVAITSCPTGIAHTFMAAEGIQQAATALGHKVRVETQGSVGARDTLTDEEIREADIVLIAADTQIDLSRFAGKRVFLSGTKPAINDGKALVNRALAEARMHGAAVPLADAVAAGKAERAAQRTGPYKHLMTGVSFMLPFVVTGGLLIALAFALGGIYVYDDAHAGTLGNALFVIGAKGAFALMVPALAGYIAYSIADRPGIAPGMVGGMLAGSIGAGFLGGIVAGFIAGYGTDFLNRNIKLHRNLEGLKPVLILPLLGSLLTGLLMIYVVGTPVAEALAWLSNWLKGMQGSSAILLGLLIGAMMAFDMGGPVNKAAYAFSTGLIASQVYTPMAAAMAAGMVPPLGLALATKLFADRFTPEEREAGNAAAVLGIAFITEGAIPFAARDPLRVIPSLMIGGALTGALSMAVGAELKVPHGGIFVLPIPNAVSHLLGYVVALVVGTVVTAVALRILKKPITAAAAPKTSVQGAGAHA